AGGCGGCGAATCGGATAAGGCTTCCAAATGTCGAACAGACGAAACAAGAGGAACGCCGACAGGATGCTCCACCAAGTGTGCAGCCAAAACGGGCCTGACAGGAGGGCGATCATTTGGCCGGCGACTTCATCGATGACGACTATCGACGGATCCTTCCGCTGAATTACTTTTTCGGTGCGGGTCGCGGCCCAGATGCCCAGCATCGTTGTCGCAAACGTCAGCAGCAGCATGAACGCTAACTGCGGCGTGAACACGTAAAGCAGACTCGCCCCTGTTCGTTGCGCATTCGCTTCAAGCACTCCATAAAACCAACCCGAAACACTTAGATACAGACCAGCACCTACCAAAGCTCCCAGAGTGCCCGGCGCCACCGGCAAGTACCCGACGCCGCAAGTGGCAATTGCGAGGGCAACGTAATCGCTCGCTGAGCGTCGTTTCGGCGCGGGAACTTCTGCCGCCGGAACAACGACATCGGGATTGAACTCATCACTGGATTCTTTGATTGGCATGCGTGGGTGGTGTCACGGACTTCAGATTTGTGGTTTCAACTAGTTGCACAGACTTTCAGTGTGTGATTTCAACAAAAGCCTCTCTTAGGCTTGGAACACAGACTGAAGTCTGTGCCACTTCCCACCGGTTCGCTAATTGCTTTCGATTGCGGCTTAGGCCTATGCTGTCAACGTCCTCCCCTTTACCAACCGCGTTTCGTCAGCCCGCAATGCTGCATCGAATACTTCCGAGTCTTTTATCAGACAAGTTCTTGAAGTGTCGAGTGCCATCAAACTACGACATGTGGATAAATCATTTAGCGGCAAGTCGGTCAAAGCTGATTTCGCTACGCATCGTAGTCTGCTTGATGATGGTTCTGAGCTTGCCTTACGCGGCTCGCGTCACCGCTAATCCAAAGCCCGCGTGGCAACCGTCTGGTCGGATTCGCGGAGTCACTCTCGCTGTCACCGGCGATCGGCGTGAGCGTTTACCGCGCGTCGTGCTCGTACTCACGGGCCCGGCACTCGGCGATAACAAACTGGCAATCATCAGCGACGATCAGGGCGAGTATTCATTCAATCGCCTGGCGGCCGGAGATTATACGCTGGTCGCGACTCATGCGGGCTTTGAACGATCGGAACAGAAAATAACCCTGGCGATCGACGCGACAGTCGATCTCGATGTGTCCTTGCAGCCCAGCACCGTTCAGGTAATTGTCGATGTTGCACCCGAACCGGACCGCATCAACACCACCGACACCACCGTCGCCGGACAGTTATCGGCCACGAAGCTGCGCGACGTGCCACTGGTGAACGAAAAGTTCCAGGACGCGCTGCCGCTGCTTCCGGGAGTGACGCGAAGTCCCGACGGCGCTCTCAACATTAAGGGGACGCGACCCGACCAAAGCGGCACGCTGGTCTCGAGCTTGAACGTTAGCGATCCCGTGACCGGCGATGCCGCAATCGACCTGCCGCTCGAAGCCGTCGAATCGGTGCAGGTTTTCTCAAATCCGTTTTCCGCTGAGTACGGCCGATTCACCGGCGCGGTTACCGCGATCGAGACTCGCTCCGGGAGCAACCGTTGGCGATATCTTGTGACGAACGTGCTGATGCGTCCGCGCATTCGCGACGGCAAGATTTACGGCGTCCAGTCCGCGACGCCCCGGATAGCTGTCGGCGGTCCAATCAAGAAAGACAAAATTTTCTTCTTCCAGAGTTTTGAATATCGCTTCGTGCGATCCGAAGTGACGAGCCTGCCACCCGCCCAGCGCGACAGCAAGCTAGAAAGCTTTGATTCGTTTACGCGTTTTGATTTCAATCTCAACGACTCAAACCGTCTGGCCGTGAGCTTTTCGCTCTTCCCGCAGAAACGGGACGGCATTAACCTGAATACATTCACGCCGCTCGACACCGCGGCGAACCTGCACCAACGCGGATGGTTCTTCGCCGTTAATGAACAGGCCACTTTCGCGAAGGGCGCTCTGCTCCAATCAAGTTTTAGTCTGAAACAGTTTGACCTCGATGTCTTTGGAAACAGCGGCGGGCCCTTTGTGATCTCGCCGGAGCGACGTTCGGGCGGTTGGTTCAATCGGCAGGGCCGCGAGAGCCGTCGGGCCGAATGGCTCGAGACGTTGTCTCTGCCGGAAAAGAAGTATTACGGCAAACACGATCTTAGATTCGGTATCAACGTCAGCCATACGACGTTCGACGGCAGCGATGTGTCGGCGCCGGTTCGCATTGTCCGCCGCGATGGCACCCTCAGTCAGCTCATCACTTTTGCTGGTGCGGGTGCCTTAGAACGAAACAACACTGAGCTGGCCGCTTTCGCGCAGGAGACGTGGCATGCACACCAGAGGTTAACGATTGATCTTGGCTTGCGCTGGGACAGGGACAGCATCAGCAAGAACAACAACTTTGCCCCGCGACTCGGGTTCGCTTTACTGCCGTTTGCGAATGAGCGGACGGTGATTCGCGGCGGAGTCGGTCTGTTTTACGACAAGATTCCGATCAACGTCGGCATCTTTCAGCAATATCAACAACGAGTGGTGACGACGTTTGCCCCAACCCTCGCCGTGATCATTGATGGCCCGCGGACATTCAGTCACGTCGTCGACCCCAGCGGTCTGCGGAACCCCTACAGCGTTGCTGGCACTCTTCAGATCGATCACGAAATCAAAAGACTGCTTCTCAGATTTGGTTTTGAAGAACGACGTACCCGGCGCGATTTCATTCTTGATCCGACAGCTGATGGCCGGCTGCTGCTGAGAAATGATGGCGAAGCGCGTTATCGCGAATTTCAGGTGACTGGTCGGTTTCGCTTACAGGAGCGAAGGCATCTGTATCTCGCCTATGTACATTCGCGCGCGACGGGCGATCTCAACCCATTCAATAACTACTTCGGCAACATTCGCAATCCTGTGATTCGCGCGAACGAACGCTCGCTGCAACCGTTCGACGCGCCGAACCGGCTGCTCTTCTGGGGCGACATTGGCCTGCCGAAACAGATCACGGTTTCGCCCGTAATGGACTGGCACACGGGCTTTCCCTTTTCGTTGGTCGATGAGAATCAAAACTTTGTGGGCGCGCGCAATCGCGCCGGTCGCTATCCGAACTTTTTTGCGCTCGATCTTCAGATTACGAAGGGGCTGACCCCACGAGTCCCGAATTGGGGATTCATTCCCGCGCAGTTTCGCGGCCGGAAGTTTCCTGGACGCTTCGGCATAAAACTGTTCAATCTCACCAACCACTGGAACCCGCGCGATTTCCAAAACAATATTCACGCGCCAGATTTCGGTTCGTTCTACAACAGTCCGCGCCGGGGTATCAGATTGAAGTTTGAGTTCGTGAAGTTTTAGACGGAGTTGATGGCGAACTAATAGAGGTTGAAGTTGTATTCGAGCTGCATCCACATCGAAACCGGCTGCCCGTCCTTGGTGGCCGGCGTAAATCGTATCTGACGCGCGGCGTCGATAGCCCGTACCGTTAAACCGTGAGGTAGTTTTCTGATAACCCAGAGGTTCGTTACCTTGCCGTCTTTTGAAAAGACACAGCGCAAAACGACCGTTCCAGTGGTCAAAAACTTTCTCGCGCTTTCGGTGTATGACGGTTCAGGTTTGGACAGCACGCGTGCCCTTGTGGTGACTTCGCTGCTTCTAAATACTTTCTCGTCGGTGAGGTCGTTTGGGTGCCGAACCCGCGTGCCGGGCGTGCCCGGCTCAACGCTGTCAATCGGCAACCGTCCCGGCACATCCTTCGCGACGGCGAATGATTGAAAGAACGGTTCTTGCTCCCAGGTCGCTCCGATCGAATTCATCGCCAATAAAACATAAAGACGCGACTCAGTAACATAAAACTGCGCCGTCCCGGTTGCGCTTCCGATCGTGAGGGTGTACTCGCGGCCCGGCAACGGCTTCGGTGCCAACTCTTTGACATAGGCCATCCCGGCTGTTGCTCGCCGGTCGTCAGGAAGTTTATCTCGTTCGCTTTTCAGCAAACCATCCCAAATGACGTCAGCGCTGGAATCAAGGTAGGTGTCCGTGATGAGGGGCTCGGCGCCGGAACCAGCGGCGAGTTCTAACACCCAAAGTCGGTACGTCGCGCCGTTCGGCGCAGAAGCTTGATAGGACTTTACCTTGATGTCGAGGTCACCGAAGTTACTCTTCAACTTCGTGTAACTTTCTTCCTTAGGCCGATGAGGCATCAAGACCTGGAAGTAATCCCGAGGAGAAGAGACTTTAACCCAGAAGTCTGGCGCCTGCGCTCGGGTGGCGTACGCAGTGCCCAATACGAGAAGCGACAACACTGCACTTAGAAGGTGCTTCATTGATTAGATAATCCGTCCGACCAGATCGTATTCCTGCGCTTCCTCGATTAGCACATCAACCATCTGGCCGGGAACCGGAACGAGACCTTCAGGCGCGTCATTGATCAGAACACATCCATCAATGTCCGGCGCCTGGGTTTCCATTCTTCCCTGCCAAAGCAAATCACTCTCGTTTGATTCGCCTTCGAACATTACCCGGACGGTCTTACCGACCATCGCGGCGTGCTTTCGCTTGGCGATCTTCGATTGCTCTTTCATTAGCTGATCGCGACGGCGCTTGGCGATTTTAGGATCGACTTTATTCGGCAGCTCGTAAGCCGGCGTGCCTTCTTCATCTGAATACGTGAAAACACCGACGCGATCGAATCCGACGTTCTTGATGAAGGTCATCAGCTCATCGAAATCCTCTTCGGTCTCGCCCGGAAAACCAGTGATGAAAGTCGTGCGCACGCCAATTCCCGGTACGCGGCGGCGCACTCGCTCGATCAAACGTTCGAGCGACGCCCGGTTCCCGCCTCGCTTCATCAGCTTCAAAACATTCTGCGAAGCATGCTGCAAAGGCATGTCGAGATACTTCACGGCCTTTGGCTCTTCGGCGAGCACGTCCAGAAAGCCGTCGCTAATATGCGTCGGATAGGTATACATCACGCGCACCCACTCAATGCCATCGGCGTGCGACAGCTCGCGCAAGAGACGCGCGAGCGCGTCCGGCTTGCCCAGGTCTTCGCCATAACGCGAAGAGTCCTGCGCCACCAGAATCAGTTCCCTCACGCCCTCTTCAGCCAGCTGATGAGCTTCGGCTACGAGCGAACCAAAACGACGGCTGCGAAAGTGGCCGCGCATCTGGGGAATAAAACAGAAGGCGCAGGGCCGATCACATCCTTCGGCAATCTTGATGTACGCGTAATGACTCGGCGTCGCGAGCACGCGAGGCGTCGATTCGTCGTAGAGATAAGTGGCGCTTTGATTCCCGAGCGGAATCACCGGCAACGACCGTGTGTTCGTCTGCGGATCACAAACGCTCAGGATTTCGTTGATCTGACTCGTGCCGATGAACGCATCGACTTCCGGCATCTCTGCCTTCAATTCATCTCGATAACGCTCGACCAGACAACCGGCGACCACCAAGCGCGTGGCTTTCCCCTCAGTCTTCAAACGCGCGGCTTCGAGAATTGCTTCGATCGATTCCTTTTTTGCTGAATCGATAAAGCCGCACGTGTTTACGACGACCGTGTCCGCGTCTTCCGCGTCAGCGGTAATCTCAAAACCTTTTTGCTTGAGTTGCCCCATCATCACCTCGCTATCGACGAGGTTCTTTGGACAGCCAAGACTGATAAATCCAACTTTGTTCATTTGCTTAGTAAATCGTGAATCGCAAATCGTGAATAGAAAATCGAAGTTGTTTAGAGGCGGGCTACCGCCCGCCCGTTTTCAATATCGCGTTGGCGGGCAGTAGCCCGCCTCTAAACTATCTTTATCTGCTTTGTCTTCCCTCCGTGTCCTCGCGATTCAATTATTCTTCCTACTTTGTTCAAGTCGCGCCAACAGACTCTCGATATGACTTCGTTCCGCGTCGGACAGCTTCTCTTCCCCAAAACGGACTCGATTGTACGCGTTCGTAATATCTCGCGCTTCGTTCACGCCGGTGGCGGAAGCGAACTCTAAGGGCGTTTCGTACAGCTCGCGCTTGATACCCTGCTTCTCCAGGGCTTTTAGCAATCGTTCATAGAATTCGACGCGGCTTGCTTCCGACTCATTCGCGCCTCGCCACACTGTTAGTCCCCGGCGCCAGCCAAATCGCCGCACCCGGCGCGTCAACAGAACGGCGGCCATCAGTCCAAACAACGATGTCACGCCCAACAGAATTGGCCCAATGAGCGCAGGAAATGCCGCCCGCGCCTGCGCGAATTTGTTAACTGAGCCACGCTGCAGATCAAATAGCTTGTTCCGCGCCGAAATTACCAGAGATCGCTGTTCCTGCTTGTCGTATCCCACGACGTACTGGAACCACATCAACTCCAGCGCTTCAGAATATTTGCTCAGCATGCCGGCAAAGCCGGTCCGCGTAGTCGCAGCGCGGCCCGCGGACGGAGTCGGATCGAAAGTCACCCAGGATTTGGTTTCGGGGAAATAGACTTCCACCCAGGAGTGCGCATCGCTCTGTCGCACTGTGAACGCGCCCGACGCGTCGTTGAATTCACCGGGCAGGAAGCCGTTTACCAGACGCGTCGCCACGCCCTGCGTGCGCAACATGACGGCCATGGCCGTAGCGAAATACTCGCAGTGGCCCTGCTTCACATTAAAAAGAAAATCCGCGAGCGGATCGGATCCGCTGGCTTTCATCTCGAGCGAGTAGCCATATCCGTCGCGCAGATGAGATTCAACCGCGCGCGCCGCGTCATACCAGGTGCGCGCTTCGCTCTGCTGAATGACATCGCGCGTGAGTGTGCGGATACGCGGATCGAGGTTCGCCGGCAACTCCAGATACCGCACCGACTCAACCACGTACTGAAGCCGATCGTTGCGAAGTGCATTTACGCTTGGCTCGGATGTATCGGAATGCACTCGGTACACCAGGCGCTCCTGATCGTGCGGACGCGTCTGAATCGCCCCCTCGGCATCGACGCGGACAAACGGCAAGTTACCTCTCACTCCTACCACGCGCGGCGCGCCGAATAGAACCGGAGTATCCACCGGCTCCATAAAAAAAGTTTGCGTCGTCAGGTGGTCCAGGCTTTCAGCGGTGCCAAGTTTGAACAGGCCGTTGTTACTCTCCTTTTTATCAAACCGTTCCGCGCCAGCCGATTTCTTCCAGGCTTTACCCGTGAAGCTATCCAAAGCGACTCCGCGCCAGCGCAAACGCGTCGGCGGCACGCTGCCAAATTCATCAATACGCACACGCATGAAAATTTCGTCATTGCGTTTAAGTTGGCCGATCTGACCGAGCGTCACGCTGTCTGAGAAGCCGACGAAACCGGAAATCCCGGCTCCGCCGCGACGCAATGCGCTGGACGCAGTACGCGGCGCGATTAAGAAGAACGGCAGCGCCAGAATCACAATCAGGATCAGCAAGGCCACGGAGACCAGCGGCAAGCGTCGCGTCTCGAGATACCGGCGGCGCCAAAGCCGCATCGGCAGCTTTTGAAAAAGTGTTGAATCCGGCGGAACGAGCAGGCGCGTCTGCGTAGCGGTAACTTTCTTGCGCGCTTTCTGAATTTCAAACGCGACGATCGTCGAGAGCGCGCACAGCAGATAAAGAATCAGTACCCCGAGGAACATCGGGCTCGCCGTCAGTCCGGCCGCCAGCAACACCGTGAAAAATGAGATCAGGTAGAGAAAGAACCAATCCCGATCGTGCTTGCGTTGGAAAAGTTTTACGGCCGAGAGAAAAAGAATCAGGTGCGAAAGAACAGCTACTTCGACACCACCACGCGGAATTGAGCCGCCCTCCGTCGCGCCAGTTCCCGTTGGGTCAACGGCGTCACCGAGCCCTGAGAGCAGGAGCGGTGTGAGCACCTGCCAATCAAGGTAGAAAAACGGAATCGAAACCAGAATGACTGCCAGCGCGAGTCGCTCGCTCAACTGCCAACGGCTGTCTTCAAGTTTGAAAGCGACGACCATCACCAGGGCAAACGCGCCCAGCAACCACAGCCCCACCCCGCCCGCGACATAGAGCGCCAGCGCCGCGGCGGCGATCGTCGCGTAGGAAGTCAGACGGAAGTAGGTGCCAAACTGCATGCAACGTGCTTTGATGAAAAAAGCCCGCTCAAGTTTACCCTGAGCGGACTTCCTTTAATAATCGCGGCATTCGCGGCACTCAGGTCAGGACTACGAACGGCTCTGTTTTTCCTCGCTTTTCCAAAAACGCGGCGAGCCTTGCTGCGTCGGCATCGCTCATTTGCATCACTTTGGCGCCCACGAACCATTTCGCCTGACCGTTAACGCCCAGTCGCTCACAATTAATGATTGAGACCACCGCCGCCACGGCCGCGGCCGGCAAATTGACGGTGACGTACAGGAAGCAACCAGGTTTTGTGAGTTGCTCTTGAGGAAACCGGCTGCCGACAAACGACAGTGCCATGCCTCCCTGGCTAATTGTTTCGCAGTGGCCGCGGGCAGGGGTCGAGTATGAAACATCCCAACTCAGCGCGTGTCGCTCGACTAAGCTGATGGTGGCCGGCAAATGAACTTTGTAGCGGGCAAAGCGGCGATTGTTTTCGTTCGGTTCGCGATGCGAGGTAGGTTTGCGCTCCAGCTTGCGTAGCGGATCGAACCCCTTGAACTCGAGGCCACAATTGTTGCAGAGCAGCTCGTGCAGACCGGCCATCTGCAAAACAAAAGATGAATCGTTATAGCCACGCTGAACACGTGTGCTTTTGCATCGCGGACACCACATAGAGAACCCCGGTCTTAGGTCTTAGGTCTTAGGTCTTAGGTCTTAGGAAATCCTCGTGAAAGCGCGAATACATTTACGGTTCACGATTTACCATTCACGGTTTTCGGCGGGACAAGGTGAGAAGGGGTGAGGATTGTAGCAAATGACCTCGAAAGGCCGCCAGATATTTTTAGGACGCACAGCTAAAGCCTTCAAACCGACCGGTAGATCCGTACGTTCACGGGGCGGCTTGCCCAGCGTTTATCGTTCCGTAGGAACGAAATGTCTATACACTGCGCCCCACTCGACAATCCGAGCCCGTTTACGGGCGAAACATTCCACTCCTAACGGAGGTGCAAAGTTCTAATCGGCCGGGGTGCGATAAACATTTCGCCGCTCCGCGACTGTTGACTGGCAACCGTGTCCGTCATATTTTCCTTCCAACAGTACTGATGAAAATTCTTATCACGATCTGTCTGGCGTTTATCCTGCCGACCATCGCGCTTGGCCAACGCAGTAATCTCTCCCGCGTCAAAATCAAAGAGGCCGAACAACAACTTGCTGACGCCGGCTTCTGGACCGGCCCCGTTGACGGAGTCTTTGACGACGGCTCACGCGCAGCGTTGATTGCATTTCAGAAATGGCACGGTCGCGACGTGACCGGCCAACTCACTAGCGACGAACTTGACGTCATTCGCACCAGCTCGAGACCGGAAGCGAGAGAACTCGGATACGAGCACGTTGAAGTAGATCTCGATCGTCAAATACTCATGCTGGTGAACGGCGAAGGACGCATCAAAGTCCTTCCGACTTCGACTGGCAATGGCAAGACGTTCATGGACGACGGGCAGGAGAGCATCTCCTACACACCGCGCGGCCGGTTCCTTGTTTATGACAAGAGCGTCGGATGGGAGACGGGCCCGCTCGGATCGGTTTACTACCCCAACTACATCAGTGGCGGCGTTGCCATACACGGCAGCCGCAACGTCCCCAATCAACCGGCAAGCCACGGTTGCATTCGCATACCACTCTTTGCGGCCCGCGAAGTCAGCAAGCTTTTAAAAGTCGGAACCATCGTCCTGGTTTACGACAAAGTCTCGTTTGTGTCCGCAAAGGATTGGATAAAGAACCCGAAGTTGAAGGAAGCTGCGCTGATGAGTCTCACCGCAGAGGTGGCCGACACCGCACCGGATGGAGCAGGAAACAAATCGAAGCCGTCAGTTCAGCGACGGCCGCGATCCCGAATCGTCCGAACTTAAGTT
The nucleotide sequence above comes from Pyrinomonadaceae bacterium. Encoded proteins:
- a CDS encoding phosphatidylglycerophosphatase A → MPIKESSDEFNPDVVVPAAEVPAPKRRSASDYVALAIATCGVGYLPVAPGTLGALVGAGLYLSVSGWFYGVLEANAQRTGASLLYVFTPQLAFMLLLTFATTMLGIWAATRTEKVIQRKDPSIVVIDEVAGQMIALLSGPFWLHTWWSILSAFLLFRLFDIWKPYPIRRLEGLESGLGIMADDVLAGVYALIANALLVSTYLLIVR
- a CDS encoding TonB-dependent receptor; this encodes MMVLSLPYAARVTANPKPAWQPSGRIRGVTLAVTGDRRERLPRVVLVLTGPALGDNKLAIISDDQGEYSFNRLAAGDYTLVATHAGFERSEQKITLAIDATVDLDVSLQPSTVQVIVDVAPEPDRINTTDTTVAGQLSATKLRDVPLVNEKFQDALPLLPGVTRSPDGALNIKGTRPDQSGTLVSSLNVSDPVTGDAAIDLPLEAVESVQVFSNPFSAEYGRFTGAVTAIETRSGSNRWRYLVTNVLMRPRIRDGKIYGVQSATPRIAVGGPIKKDKIFFFQSFEYRFVRSEVTSLPPAQRDSKLESFDSFTRFDFNLNDSNRLAVSFSLFPQKRDGINLNTFTPLDTAANLHQRGWFFAVNEQATFAKGALLQSSFSLKQFDLDVFGNSGGPFVISPERRSGGWFNRQGRESRRAEWLETLSLPEKKYYGKHDLRFGINVSHTTFDGSDVSAPVRIVRRDGTLSQLITFAGAGALERNNTELAAFAQETWHAHQRLTIDLGLRWDRDSISKNNNFAPRLGFALLPFANERTVIRGGVGLFYDKIPINVGIFQQYQQRVVTTFAPTLAVIIDGPRTFSHVVDPSGLRNPYSVAGTLQIDHEIKRLLLRFGFEERRTRRDFILDPTADGRLLLRNDGEARYREFQVTGRFRLQERRHLYLAYVHSRATGDLNPFNNYFGNIRNPVIRANERSLQPFDAPNRLLFWGDIGLPKQITVSPVMDWHTGFPFSLVDENQNFVGARNRAGRYPNFFALDLQITKGLTPRVPNWGFIPAQFRGRKFPGRFGIKLFNLTNHWNPRDFQNNIHAPDFGSFYNSPRRGIRLKFEFVKF
- a CDS encoding energy transducer TonB, with product MKHLLSAVLSLLVLGTAYATRAQAPDFWVKVSSPRDYFQVLMPHRPKEESYTKLKSNFGDLDIKVKSYQASAPNGATYRLWVLELAAGSGAEPLITDTYLDSSADVIWDGLLKSERDKLPDDRRATAGMAYVKELAPKPLPGREYTLTIGSATGTAQFYVTESRLYVLLAMNSIGATWEQEPFFQSFAVAKDVPGRLPIDSVEPGTPGTRVRHPNDLTDEKVFRSSEVTTRARVLSKPEPSYTESARKFLTTGTVVLRCVFSKDGKVTNLWVIRKLPHGLTVRAIDAARQIRFTPATKDGQPVSMWMQLEYNFNLY
- the rimO gene encoding 30S ribosomal protein S12 methylthiotransferase RimO encodes the protein MNKVGFISLGCPKNLVDSEVMMGQLKQKGFEITADAEDADTVVVNTCGFIDSAKKESIEAILEAARLKTEGKATRLVVAGCLVERYRDELKAEMPEVDAFIGTSQINEILSVCDPQTNTRSLPVIPLGNQSATYLYDESTPRVLATPSHYAYIKIAEGCDRPCAFCFIPQMRGHFRSRRFGSLVAEAHQLAEEGVRELILVAQDSSRYGEDLGKPDALARLLRELSHADGIEWVRVMYTYPTHISDGFLDVLAEEPKAVKYLDMPLQHASQNVLKLMKRGGNRASLERLIERVRRRVPGIGVRTTFITGFPGETEEDFDELMTFIKNVGFDRVGVFTYSDEEGTPAYELPNKVDPKIAKRRRDQLMKEQSKIAKRKHAAMVGKTVRVMFEGESNESDLLWQGRMETQAPDIDGCVLINDAPEGLVPVPGQMVDVLIEEAQEYDLVGRII
- a CDS encoding transglutaminaseTgpA domain-containing protein produces the protein MQFGTYFRLTSYATIAAAALALYVAGGVGLWLLGAFALVMVVAFKLEDSRWQLSERLALAVILVSIPFFYLDWQVLTPLLLSGLGDAVDPTGTGATEGGSIPRGGVEVAVLSHLILFLSAVKLFQRKHDRDWFFLYLISFFTVLLAAGLTASPMFLGVLILYLLCALSTIVAFEIQKARKKVTATQTRLLVPPDSTLFQKLPMRLWRRRYLETRRLPLVSVALLILIVILALPFFLIAPRTASSALRRGGAGISGFVGFSDSVTLGQIGQLKRNDEIFMRVRIDEFGSVPPTRLRWRGVALDSFTGKAWKKSAGAERFDKKESNNGLFKLGTAESLDHLTTQTFFMEPVDTPVLFGAPRVVGVRGNLPFVRVDAEGAIQTRPHDQERLVYRVHSDTSEPSVNALRNDRLQYVVESVRYLELPANLDPRIRTLTRDVIQQSEARTWYDAARAVESHLRDGYGYSLEMKASGSDPLADFLFNVKQGHCEYFATAMAVMLRTQGVATRLVNGFLPGEFNDASGAFTVRQSDAHSWVEVYFPETKSWVTFDPTPSAGRAATTRTGFAGMLSKYSEALELMWFQYVVGYDKQEQRSLVISARNKLFDLQRGSVNKFAQARAAFPALIGPILLGVTSLFGLMAAVLLTRRVRRFGWRRGLTVWRGANESEASRVEFYERLLKALEKQGIKRELYETPLEFASATGVNEARDITNAYNRVRFGEEKLSDAERSHIESLLARLEQSRKNN
- a CDS encoding L,D-transpeptidase family protein, which translates into the protein MKILITICLAFILPTIALGQRSNLSRVKIKEAEQQLADAGFWTGPVDGVFDDGSRAALIAFQKWHGRDVTGQLTSDELDVIRTSSRPEARELGYEHVEVDLDRQILMLVNGEGRIKVLPTSTGNGKTFMDDGQESISYTPRGRFLVYDKSVGWETGPLGSVYYPNYISGGVAIHGSRNVPNQPASHGCIRIPLFAAREVSKLLKVGTIVLVYDKVSFVSAKDWIKNPKLKEAALMSLTAEVADTAPDGAGNKSKPSVQRRPRSRIVRT